Proteins found in one Triticum aestivum cultivar Chinese Spring chromosome 4D, IWGSC CS RefSeq v2.1, whole genome shotgun sequence genomic segment:
- the LOC123100469 gene encoding AP2/ERF and B3 domain-containing protein Os01g0141000-like has protein sequence MASSKPTNPEIDNDMECSSPESGAEDAVESSSPAPAPSSRFKGVVPQPNGRWGAQIYEKHSRVWLGTFADEEAAARAYDVAALRFRGRDAVTNHQLPLAAEGGSSSSTSELAFLADHSKAEIVDMLRKHTYAEELRQGLRRGHGRAQPTPAWAREFPFEKAVTPSDVGKLNRLVVPKQHAEKHFPPTTAAATGSNGKGLLLNFEDGQGKVWRFRYSYWNSSQSYVLTKGWSRFVREKGLRAGDTVTFSRSAYVMNDTDEQLFIDYKQSNKNEEAADAAKNESGHAAVKLFGVDIGGGGMAGSSGG, from the coding sequence ATGGCGTCTAGCAAGCCGACAAACCCCGAGATAGACAATGACATGGAGTGCTCCTCCCCGGAATCGGGGGCCGAGGACGCCGTGgagtcgtcgtcgccggcgccggcgccatcTTCGCGCTTCAAGGGCGTCGTGCCGCAGCCCAACGGGCGCTGGGGCGCGCAGATCTACGAGAAGCACTCGCGGGTGTGGCTTGGCACGTTCGCGGACGAGGAAGCCGCCGCGCGCGCCTACGACGTTGCCGCGCTCCGCTTCCGCGGCCGGGACGCCGTCACCAACCACCAGCTCCCGCTGGCGGCGGAGGGGGGCAGCTCGTCGTCCACGAGCGAGCTCGCCTTCCTCGCCGACCACTCCAAGGCCGAGATCGTCGACATGCTCCGCAAGCACACCTACGCCGAGGAGCTCCGGCAGGGCCTGCGCCGCGGCCACGGGCGCGCGCAGCCCACGCCGGCGTGGGCGCGAGAGTTCCCCTTCGAGAAGGCCGTGACCCCGAGCGACGTCGGCAAGCTCAACCGCCTGGTGGTTCCAAAGCAGCACGCCGAGAAGCACTTCCctccgacgacggcggcggccaccGGAAGCAACGGCAAGGGCTTGCTGCTCAACTTCGAGGACGGCCAAGGGAAGGTGTGGCGGTTCCGGTACTCGTACTGGAACAGCAGCCAGAGCTACGTGCTCACCAAGGGCTGGAGCCGCTTTGTCCGGGAAAAGGGCCTCCGCGCCGGCGACACCGTGACGTTCTCCCGGTCGGCGTACGTGATGAATGACACGGATGAGCAGCTCTTCATCGACTACAAACAGAGTAACAAGAATGAGGAGGCGGCTGACGCGGCCAAGAATGAGTCCGGCCATGCCGCCGTCAAGCTCTTCGGCGTCGACATTGGCGGAGGTGGGATGGCGGGGTCATCAGGTGGGTGA